The segment ATAGTAGGTTGTATAACCTTTTATCTTTAATTGAATATGTATCCTTCCATAGTCTAAAATCTCACATCTGTGTTAATTCCCTTGCCTCTTCAGGTTTAGAGAACATATACAGGGTAACTTGCCGAGAGACTTTCTAACGCCTGAGAAGTTTGTTGAACTACGAAAGGAACTTGCGTCTGTGAATGAGCATGGTGTATCCAATGCTGATATTCCCTCTGGGCTGGAAGAGATAACCGATCCTGCAAAGGTGAGTTGTTTGTAGCTGATCAGAAACTCGCTTCTGCCAATTTGCATAATTTCATTTGAAATGGATTTTCTCCTCATAGCTTCTATCAAATGTTTTGTACAAACCTTTTAGTAAACTCTAAACCATGCCTGTTAACAAACAATAATCCAAAACATTTTTTCTTTGTAGCTTACTACAGAAGTAGAAAATATGCGGCATCGCATCATTGAAGTACATCAAGAGATCTTTAATCTCAACGAACATGAAATCAGCAAGAGGTGGTCCTTTGAGGATGGAGTATGTGTCTTTGTTTGAACTTTGATTAGGCCTGAAAATCATGTCTGAGCTGTTAAGGTCAAATAGGTTGTCTTTgcagttatatattttattttaacatcTGGATGGGTACAGGATTAATGTGAACAAAAACCAAGAGCAACAGATGTGTAGATGAAAGAATGATCATTTAGCAGAAATTGTACCAGCAGGTCATACCCCAAGACTCTCAATTGCCCAAAaacatatttttgtttttcccctcGTACCGATACTTTCAAGTtaatcttttccttttttttattaccTCTGCTTAAGATAAGGCGTCCATACTTCCATGTGAAACCTTTGGAGAAAGCACAGCTAAAAAACTGGAAAGAATACCTGGACTTTGAAATAGAAAATGGGACCCATGAACGTGTTGTGATCCTCTTTGAGAGATGTGTAATAGCTTGTGCCTTCTATGAAGAATTTTGGATTAAGGTAATGTAACCTCTCTTCCCAGCATAGTATCACTGAATTCAAACATTGAACTAGTGACTAACCATCTGTGCTCTTGTTGAATTTTGTTCATCTATAACTATATCTATTGTATTAGGGGATGGTCTGCTTGCAACCAGATTTGACCGCTGCATATGCCAACAGCGTTGCCTCTCTACGCCCTTCCTTACAGAGTCTAGTCTAGTGGTTCAATAAAGGTGCTGAATGGGTTTAAAATAGAATTTTATTGTTCAGTTATGTATTTCACACGCTCCAGCAGATGAATAATGCATCTCTCACTCTTGTGTTTAGTATGCCAAGTACATGGAGAGTCAGAATCCTGAAGGAGTGAGACATGTCTACATCAGGGCCTGCACTATTCATCTTGTGAAGAAACCTATGGTTAACTTGCTATGGGCTGCTTTTGAGGAGCAACAGGGTAAGAAGCCACTTTGtcacttggatgaaaataaaaacCATTAAATGTAGGTTTGGTATACCCAaactaccttttttattttttttattattataatatataaatgttGTCTTTGGTTTCCTAGGTAACCTAGAGGAATCGAGGTCCATACTGAAAACATTTGAAGAAAATGTGGAAGGGCTGGCAATGGTTCGCTTAAGAAGAGTTAGCCTAGAGCGAAGACACGGGAACGTGAAGGAGGCAGAGAACTTATTGCAAGAAGCCATGAAAAATGCTAAATCCAGCAGCGAATCTTCCTTTTATGCCATTAAGCTTGCCCGCCACCTTTTCAAAGTACAGAAAAATGTGACGAAAGCAAGGGAAGTCTTGTCTGAAGCCATTCAGAAAGACAAGGTAAGCAGCGTGTTGCAGTATAGTGATCAGTGAATGGTCTTATGTTTCAGGTGGCTTCTGCACAAACAGTATGTGCTGAGGATTCAAAGGCTCTTTTTGTCTACACTTTGAATGCATTTTATTGTGTGAATGCAATGCTATAtatgtgggcaacaatgatgaccaatatgaagtctgtatgtatgtaacttttacattactgtatgtagacAACAGTCCCTCTAAACTGATGTTGCCACTTCCAAGtacttgtatttatttttttccttaggAACGTATATCTTTCTCATTATTTCTGTCTCGGTTTCTTGGATAGGAAAATACTAAGTTATACCTCAATTTGCTGGAAATGGAGTACAATGGCGACCTCAAGCAAAATGAAGGCAACATCATAGCGTCTTTCGATAAAGCAATAAAAAGCTCAATGTCTGTAGGAATGAGAATTACATTTTCACAACGAAAAGTGGAGTTTCTAGAGGATTTTGGTTCTGACGTGAATAAGTAAGTTACCTTTTTAAGGTAAATTGTCGTTTTTGTCCTTTGCTGCATTGCTGGTTCTCTTCGGGATGTAAGTGGCATTTTCTCAAATGTGTGCCGGGACTTTTCTTTCATAAATGAGCcgttctgtgagatttctgcattGTCGTAGCTTTGTTCAGAGTTCCATCTTGAATACACCATAAAGTAGATAGTATAATGACTCTGATACCAAATTTACCACCTAGCCTTATTTTGTTACAGGTTGTTGGATACCTATGATGAACATCAGAAGCTTTTAAAAGAACAAGAGCTTTATAAAAGGAAAGCAGAAAACGGGTATGATACCTCCAGTTACTTTACCAAGGGATTCTTATTTCTTTCATGTAGATTAGGAGGGGGAACATCGTAAGTATTGACTGTTTTTCTATATATTACAAATGGGATTTTAACAATGCGATTCTTGTAAATATTTCTACTTGAATATATTTAAATGTTACTTTTTAGACTacttttcatgttttttatgtgttttgtTGCCAAGGAAGTGCACCATTGCAAAGTCTGTCCTGAAGCCTTTCCCTAATGGGCATAGCGTCTGGCTTTAAAAGTCAAGCATAATGGTGAAATATTAACATCAATATGTATTGCAGGTTGGAGCAGTCAGATTTAAAGAGAGCGCACATTGATGAAACCGCTGTGACTGCTGCTACGCCGATAACTGTTGGAAGCACAGATGCAACTCAGACTGCCTATAACTATAGTAACTGGTATCAGGTAGGAATCTTTGTTTGTAACCCGACATTAGCAATGAACATCCCCACCCACAGaaaaggttttaaggatatccctgctttggcacagctccctgtgctgaagcagggatatccttgaccTGTGGGGGAGAGGGTATTGAAGACTGAGAGCGCCAG is part of the Ascaphus truei isolate aAscTru1 chromosome 9, aAscTru1.hap1, whole genome shotgun sequence genome and harbors:
- the PRPF39 gene encoding pre-mRNA-processing factor 39 isoform X1 — protein: MQDSNQSTNSTTTPPDKKMEASEDTSIANKDILEVTEMEQSPEHSASASASDGEGETAVESIEIEQPPEPEPPLPLEFAKYWKDVEDNPEEFTNWIYLLQYVEQENHIFAARRSFDLFFLRYPYCYGYWKKYADMEKKHNNVMEADEVYRKGIQAIPLSVDLWIHYLNFLKETLDPADPETSNTLRGTFEHAALTAGMDYRSDKLWEMYITWETEQRKLSEVTSVYSRLLGIPTQLYADHFQRFREHIQGNLPRDFLTPEKFVELRKELASVNEHGVSNADIPSGLEEITDPAKLTTEVENMRHRIIEVHQEIFNLNEHEISKRWSFEDGIRRPYFHVKPLEKAQLKNWKEYLDFEIENGTHERVVILFERCVIACAFYEEFWIKYAKYMESQNPEGVRHVYIRACTIHLVKKPMVNLLWAAFEEQQGNLEESRSILKTFEENVEGLAMVRLRRVSLERRHGNVKEAENLLQEAMKNAKSSSESSFYAIKLARHLFKVQKNVTKAREVLSEAIQKDKENTKLYLNLLEMEYNGDLKQNEGNIIASFDKAIKSSMSVGMRITFSQRKVEFLEDFGSDVNKLLDTYDEHQKLLKEQELYKRKAENGLEQSDLKRAHIDETAVTAATPITVGSTDATQTAYNYSNWYQYQNYQNAWNYGQYYHPPPT
- the PRPF39 gene encoding pre-mRNA-processing factor 39 isoform X2 — translated: MFYSLSTTMVYRKGIQAIPLSVDLWIHYLNFLKETLDPADPETSNTLRGTFEHAALTAGMDYRSDKLWEMYITWETEQRKLSEVTSVYSRLLGIPTQLYADHFQRFREHIQGNLPRDFLTPEKFVELRKELASVNEHGVSNADIPSGLEEITDPAKLTTEVENMRHRIIEVHQEIFNLNEHEISKRWSFEDGIRRPYFHVKPLEKAQLKNWKEYLDFEIENGTHERVVILFERCVIACAFYEEFWIKYAKYMESQNPEGVRHVYIRACTIHLVKKPMVNLLWAAFEEQQGNLEESRSILKTFEENVEGLAMVRLRRVSLERRHGNVKEAENLLQEAMKNAKSSSESSFYAIKLARHLFKVQKNVTKAREVLSEAIQKDKENTKLYLNLLEMEYNGDLKQNEGNIIASFDKAIKSSMSVGMRITFSQRKVEFLEDFGSDVNKLLDTYDEHQKLLKEQELYKRKAENGLEQSDLKRAHIDETAVTAATPITVGSTDATQTAYNYSNWYQYQNYQNAWNYGQYYHPPPT